The sequence TCCCTTGGACTGCTCCCACGGACGGCGAAAGCGGAAAATTCTCCGCCGCTTCCCCCAACGCCGGGCAACGTCTCAATAGCGCGAAATATATCTCCTTGTGATCCGGGATTGCGGCGAATTTCTTCCCGATTATAGGTAAAGTTTGTTACTGGTGAAACGTTGTCGTTTGAAAAATACCCGGCAGTGACGAGAATAGAATCTGCCGTTAGCATCATTTCGTTCAATTCGATCTCTTTTACGGTCGTTGTTTTTCCACGAACAACTCTGATATCGGTTTCAATATGTCCCGCATAACCAAGTGAAGAGAATTTGAGTTTATAAATATTTTCAGGTACATCCTTGAGAAAATATTCTCCTTCGATATCGGTGGTGATCCCAATGGGTGTTCCCAGAACAACAACATTCACGCTGGGAATAGGTTGTTTTGTTTTTTTGTCGACAATCTTTCCGGCAATACTTCCGTTTTCAATTTCTCTGTCGGCCTTGTTGGTGACTAAAAGCTTACCTTGTTCGGGAAAAGTGTACTGAAGATCAGTATCTTCTAAAATGGATTTCATTGCCTGTTGAAACGAAGCCTGCCGCAACTGTATCGATATTTTTTTTGGAACCGATTCTCGCGATTCGCTGTACCACAATGAGAGAGAGTAGTAATCGGCAACTCGTTTAAGCGCTTCTTCTATTCGAACATTCTGAAGATCGAGAGTAATCAAATTGGATGAATTGGTTTGCGCCATTGTCATCTCAGCCATGCCGAATAACAGCCATGTAATTAATATTGCAGAGTTTAAACAATCTTTTTTCATCAAATATCGCTTGTCAATTATTTTAAACATCAGTGTACCCTTTGCTTTTTAGAACCCTGCGATTGGGAATCAACGCTCAGTGTTACAACCGTTCCCTCTTTTTCGTATCTGGCATTCAGTGAAAGAGCAATTAACGTCAAAACTTCCGGCAGCGATTCATCCTTAACCGAAGCCGTTAACGTTCGCAGCATAAGCGTTGAATCTTTTACGGTGAAATGGACATCATACCGACGCTCCAATTGCTTCAGAACATCCGGCAGAGGAGTCCGGCGAAACTGCAATTTACCATCAATCCAGGAAAGGTATTCATCGATCTGAACATGCAATGCTTCGGTAGGGGATTTTCCTTCGGCAATAATGCTCTGTTCTCCGTCGGTGAGAATAACTTCACGGTTTGTTGATAGGGTAGCAGAGCGAACAGAAACTTTTCCCTGGGAGACAACAACATCAACATGGTTTTCATCCGGCCACGCCTCCACATTAAATCCGGTTCCGAGAACCTTTACAATGGCATGTTCCGTGCGGACAATAAAAGGGAGTTGTTCATTCCGCGCGACATCGAAAAATGCCTCCCCACGCAGCCAAACTTCACGCACGTCAGAAGAAAACTCTTCCGGAAATCGAATAGTGCTGAATGTGTTGAGCTGTACAGTTGTTCCATCGGCAAATTGTAGTTTTACCCGTTCTCCTCTTTTCGTAGATACTTCTTTTAGAATAAGGTGTTTTGAATCTGACGAATTCCAATACCAATACGTTGCAGAAATTACTCCGAGGAGAACAACTGCCGCCGCAACGGTGCGAAAAAAGGATGAAAAAGAACTCTTCCGATCTGCGGTGCGTTGGTCTGAAGATGGCATTGTAGAAATCGAAGTATTGATGCCAGTCCGCTCGGAAACTCTGTCCCACGCTGCGTTGATGTCGACGTTAAATTTTTCATCCCCGGTGTCGTTCCACAATCGGCGAAACGCTTCGAGTTCAGCGTTATGATCCGGATTATCGGAAACCCAGGTTTCGATACGGCGTCGTTCTTCCTGTGTACATATTCCTTGAAAATATCGTATAGCTAACGAAAGATCGATTTCGGATTTCATGTCATAACCTCCAAATTTCCTACAACAGCGATTCTGATTCAGAGAAATTGCATCATACTCTTATATGACACGCCAAAGGCCGTTTACCGTGACAAGAAAAAAAATATTTTTTGAATGGTTTTACGAATTTCAGAGGGTGAAATAAAGGTTAGTTATAAGCATCAGAAAAATTACCGGAAGGTATTGCGACAGCAGTCTTCGAAGTTTTTTCAGCGTGCGGACCATTTGTGTTTCCACGGTATTCACCGAAATATTCAGAATAGAGGATATTTCACGATACGTAAGCCCTTCATCGCGGTGCAACAAAAAGATTAATCTGCTCCGTTCGGGTAGTGTTTGTATTGCTTTGTGGATCGCGGCGCTAAAATCTTTTGTCTGAAGGAGTGCAGAGGGTGTTTCATGGAGTGGACTTTCAATGGAAAGATGTGCCTCATCCAGTCGATCAATCGAGCGTGCTTGCCGAATATAATTTAGCGCTTGGTTTCGAGTTGCTCCGTACAAGTACGAACGAAGTGTGAAACGAAGAGTCCAGGATTTTCTGTTTTCCCACAAAGTAACAAACAAGTTTTGAACGACCTCTTCAGCGGCGGCTTGTTGTGAAACATATTGTAGGGCAAAGTGTACAAGTCCCCGGTAGTGAGATTTGAAAATCAACTCGAATGAATGAACATTGTCATTTTTAATTTGTTCAACGAGCGCTTGATCTCGGTATTGCTGTGTGTCAATAAGGGAAAGATTTGGCTGGCTGTTTTCTTTCGGAACATTCTTCTTCTGTCGGCCCATTGAGCGAAGTATTCTTTCTGAAAGAATTACATTACGCTTTCTACAGCAGAAATATCTGGAATGGTAGATTCCGTTTTTGCTTCCGTCATTTTCTGCTCCTTCGAAAAGAATGTGTACATTGCCGGAATAACGAAGAGTGTCAGCACAAGAGAAAAGAACAAGCCACCGATTACAACAATTCCCATGGAGATACGACTCTTGGCCCCGCTGCCGAGTGCTAATGCTATGGGGAGCGCACCGAGCATTGTCGCAAGACTTGTCATAAGAATAGGACGGAACCGGGATGCGGCTGCAAATTGTGCCGCTTCAATTAGCTTCACCCCTTTTTCTTTTTGCTGGTTGGCAAACTCGACAATCAAAATACCGTTCTTTGTTACCAAACCGATCAGCATGATGATGCCGATCTGACTGAAGATGTTGAGAGTTTGACCGGTAAGCCATAATGATAAGAGCGCGCCGGCAAGTGCAAGGGGTACCGTAAGCATAATGGTGATGGGATCGACGAAGCTTTCAAATTGCGCAGCAAGGATCAGAAAGATTAATACAAGAGCAAGCACAAAAGCGAACATCGTATTTGATGAACTTTCAGAGTAGTCGCGCGAAGCTCCGCTTAGCGCAGTCGTAAACGATTCGTCGAGCACTTTTTTTGCGATGCGGTCCATTTCTTTAATGCCGTCGCCGATTGTTTTTCCGGAAGCAAGTCCGGTTGAAATAGTCGCGGCTTTGAAACGGTTGTAGTGATACAACTGCGGCGGCGCACTTTGTTCGCGAAGCACTACAAGGTTGTCCAACTGTACCAGCTCACCGCGAGAATTCCGCACGTACAGCGATGTCAGGTCGAGCGGTTCATCACGGTTGTGCCGATTCACTTGGCCGATCACTTGATATTGAAATCCGTTCATTTCAAAATACGAGAAGCGCTGTCCGCTGAAGGCGAGTTGCAGCGTTTGTGCAATGTCAATCACGGAAACTCCGAGCGTACGTGCGCGGTCACGGTCGATGGAAATATCAAGCTGCGGCCTGTTGAATTTTAAATTCACATCGGCAGTTTGCAAGATGTTGCTTCTGTTGACCTCTTCCATAAATTTGGGAACAAACTCACGGAGTTTTTCAAAATTCTGATTCTGCAATACATATTGCACCGGCTGTCCCCGTCCGCCGCCGCCGACAGAAATGGTTTGTTCCTGAATGACAAAAGTACGCGCTTCCGTAAATTCGCGCGCCGTGCGAGAAAGATAGTCGGCTATTTTCTGCTGTGAGCGTTGCCGATCGAACGGCTCAGAAAGGCGTAGCCGTACAAAACCAGTGTTTGTTGCGCCGGAACCGGCAAAGCCGGGAGCGGTGACACTTAAGGCAATGCGTCGTTCCGGAATAGAATCGATAATGAACGAAACGACCCGATCCATGAAGGCGTCGGTATATTCAAATGAAGCCCCTTCCGGACCGGTTATTTGCAGTCGAAGCGCACTTCGATCGTCTAACGGTGCCAGTTCCGATTGGAGTGAGCCACCAATGAGGATGATGATAACAAACGACATTGCAATAATTGCAACTGCACCCCAACGATGTTTCATGCTGACAGCGAGCAAGCGTTCATAGGATGCATTCAAACGTTCAAAGTACGGTTCGGTAAATTTATAGAATCTGCTGTGTGTCCGTTTTTTCCGAATGAGATGAGCATTCAACATCGGTGTGAGGGAGAGCGAAACAAATGCCGAGATGAGCACTGCACCGGCAAGCACAATACCAAACTCCCTAAACAGCCGTCCGACGAATCCTTGCAGGAAAATAATCGGGAGGAACACAGCGGCAAGCGTGATGGAGGTAGAAATAACAACGAAAAAAATTTCCTTCGAACCGGCGAATGCCGCCTCCATCGGAGGCATTCCCAGCTCAACTTTTTTAAAGATATTTTCTGTCACCACAATACCATCGTCTACAACAAGTCCCGTCGCAAGCACTATGGCGAGGAGCGTCAGCACATTTATGGAAAATCCCATGATGTACATAATAAAGAACGCGCCGATAAGTGAGACCGGAATATCAATGAGAGGACGGAATGCGATGATCCACTCGCGGAAGAAGAGGTAGATAATACCGACAACCAGAAGGATAGCGATGAGAATTGTTTCCTGTACTTCAACAATGGAGTTTTTTACGAACAGTGTATTGTCCATAGCAATATCGAGTGTGATATCTGCAGGGAGATCTTTTTTAATCTGTTCAACCCGCCGGTAAAATTCATCCGCGATCTCAACATAATTACTGCCAGGCTGCGGAATTATAGCCACTGCAACCATCGGCGTGCCGGATTGCTTTAGGATCGTCTCTTCATTTTCTGGACCGAGATTGGCAAAACCAACATCGCTGACACGGACAATGTTTGTTCCGTTGGATTTAACAATGAGACTATTAAAATCATCAACAGTTTTTAATCTGCCTTTGGTATTCACAATCAGTTCTGTCTGATTGCCTGTAATTTTTCCGGAAGGGAGCTCGACATTCTCTCGACTAAGAGCGTTCCGGATATCCAGCGGCGTCAGTCCGTAAGCGGAGAGTTTTTCCGGATCCATCCAGAGCCGCATTGCGTACCGTTTCATTCCCCAAATCTGTGTTGTACTAACACCGGGGATTGTTTGAAGATTTTGTGCGATAATGTTTTCGGCATAATCGCTCACCTCCAATTGATTCCGCATTGTACTTTGCACCGTCATGGAAATAATAGCATCCGAATTTGCATCACTCTTTGTGACAACCGGAGGGGCGTCAATATCTTGCGGTAATTGGCGCTGAGCGCCGGAGACTTTGTCTCGGACATCGTTTGCTGCTGCTTCAAGGTCGGCATCAAGATTAAATTCAACAGAAATGTTGCTGGATCCCTGGCTGCTGCTGGAAGAAATATTACGAACTCCTGCAATACCGTTGATCGCTTTTTCCAGCGGTTCGGTGATCTGCGATTCGATTACATCGGCGTTTGCACCGGTGTAACTTGTCCGCACATTGATGAAGGGGGGATCGATGGCTGGATATTCGCGGACGCCGAGAAAATTAAAACTGATGACGCCGAACAAAATAATCATCAGCGACATTACAATGGCAAGGACGGGACGGCGTATGCTAACGGATGCGAGACTCATTGTGAATTAAAAATTCGAAAGTTAAGTTTCACGATTCACGTTTCATGATTCAAGTATCAAATTATTCTGGATTCAAAATTTTCTACACACCGCTCAAACGATATCGTTTAACGTGAACCATGAATCCTGAATCTGGTAACAGTGTTACTTTAACAACACGTTCACAGGCATACCTGTGCGCAGCTGCATCAGTCCGGTGGTCAGAACAGTATCCCCTACGGAAATTCCTTCTGTTATTTGAACTAAAGAGGCAGTTCTCATACCAGTTTTTACCGGAATGGCCACCGCAACACCATTCTTTTTTACAAAAAGTGATTGTCCTTTTAATACGGGAATAATAGTTTGGGTAGGTACCATCAGTGCATCGGTAATCTTTTTCAGTCGCAACTCTATCTGTACATATGCGCCTGGTAGGATCCGTTCATTCTTGTTATCCACTAATGCCCGAAGCTGTAACGTTCGTGTTGTCGGATCGATCTTTGGTTCAATCGCGTACAGCTTTCCGGCAAACTGTAGTTTTGTCTCTTCACTGTTGAATTGAACAATATCGCCGACGGAAACTTTGTCCGAATATTTTTCGGGAATGGAAAAATCAACTTTCAACAAGCTGATTTTTTGTATCGATGCGATACGCGTTGTGGAAGAGACGTAACTTCCTTCGCTCACATAACGCAGACCGATCCTTCCTTCGAACGGGGCTCGTATTTCTCTTTTGCGGATAGAAGCGACAAGATTTTCTTTATCTGCTTTCAGCGTGTTCACTTGATTTAAGGCGATGTCGTATTGTTCCTTGCTGATGCCGTTAATCTCGTACAATTGTTTTTGACGTTTTTCTTGTTCCACCGCAAGCTTAATTTGCAATTCGGTCTTTTTTAACTGTGCCTGCAGGTCGTCGTCATTGATCTTCACTAAAAGGTCGTTATTGCTTACGTGTGCACCTTCCGTAAAGGAGATTTTTTCAATTCTCCCTGCTGCTTCGGTGACGAGATCCACTGATTCCGATGCGAGGACGGTTCCCGAAGAACGGACGATATTATCGAGTTCTTGAAATTCAAGAACGACACCGTTTACGGTCAAGATACCACTTGGCGCTCCTGGGCGCGGTCTGTTTTCTTCGGATTTGGAACTGCATGAGGCAAATAGTAGCGCGCAACAAAGGATGGATGGAATAATTATTTTCGATGAAAGTGGAGTCATGGTGATCAATGCAAGGTAGACGTATGAAAACTCAATACGTTTAATATACTATAATTCTGGAACAGAGTGAATGTAGAAATCATTCCAACGACAGTGAAATTATTTACAATTGTCTCTCATTGCTTTGAGAAATATCTTTCGTTACTTTTCTACCGCCATCAATCACTAATCAAAATACACTATGAAAAAATGTTGTTTTTTTGCTCTCCTCACCATTTCACTTCTTGCACAACAACCGACTCCGTATGCTAACAATCAAGCTCGGCCGTCGGAATCATGGGTAAAAAATGGAATTATTTATGAAATATACACTCGTTCGTTTTCTAAAGAAGGAAACTTTGCCGGTGTAGAAAAAGGACTTCCCGAGTTGCAAAAAATGGGAGTGACGATACTGTGGATTATGCCGATCCATCCGGTTGGTGTAGAGAAACGAAAAGGTTCGCTTGGCAGTCCCTATTCCGTTCAGGATTATTATGCAATCAATCCAGAATTCGGGACGATGGATGATTTTAAAAGTCTGGTAAAAAAATCGCAGCCGCTGGGATTAAAAATTGTGATTGATATGGTTGCGAACCACACTGCGTGGGACAGCAAAATGTTTCGGGAACACCCCGAATGGTTTACGAAAGACAGCGCGGGAAAATTTATTGCTCCTGTTGCTGATTGGAGCGACGTGGTTGATTTAAATTATACTAATAAAGAACTCCGCACCTATATGATAGAGATGTTAAAATTCTGGGTGCGAGATGTCGGGATCGATGGATTTCGCTGTGACGTGTCCGAAATGGTGCCGGTTGATTTTTGGGATGAAGCGCGCGCCGCACTCGATTCCATTAAACCGGTCTTCATGCTTTCCGAAGGGATGTACGCAGAGCACCATCTGAAAGCGTTTGACGCTACCTATGGATGGAATTCGTATCACACTATGGCAGATATTTTTGCAGGGAAAAAACCGGCAAGCGAAATGGATTCCGTCTTAATCCGTGAATCATTGTCGTATCCAAAGGGTTCACTGCGGATGCGGTTTAGCTCGAACCATGATGAGAATGCATGGGATATGCCCGATGTGACAAAATTTGGTGTGGATGGTGCAAAGTTTGCAGCAGTTCTTGTGAATACATATCCCGGAGTGCCACTATTATATAACGGACAAGAGGTCGGCAATAACACAAAGCTGGGTTTGTTTGAAAAATTTGAGATTGATTGGACAAAAGGAAAAGAATTTCGAGAATTCTATACGAAACTCTATTCTCTACGAAAAAATAATCCTTCTCTTACAACAGGTGACTATCAATCGATAAAAAATAATAAGATTGATAACGTTTATTCATTCATCCGAACAGACGGGAAGAATACCGTTGTTGCACTGTTTAATTTTTCTGACAGTGAACAGACAGCACTACTCGAGCTTCCCCAAAATATGGCATCCACAAAATTCAGCGATATGTTTACCGGAAAAACGGTGGCAGCAAAAAATGTCGCCAAGGTTACACTTCCGAAACACGGGTATAGACTTTTTGTCGTAAAATAGTTGTTAACCAAAAATACTATGAAACCAGAACGGCTCACTTCGCTGGATGCATTCCGCGGATTTACGATTGCCGGAATGATTCTCGTCAACAACCCCGGTTCGTGGGGTAACATCTATCCTCAGCTTGCTCACGCATCGTGGCATGGATGGACATTCACCGATTTTATTTTTCCGTTCTTTCTTTGGATTGTCGGCGTTTCCATGACATTCTCCTTTGCTGTTCGCAGATCAAAAGGAGATGACGCTACAAAATTAATGCTGGGAGTTTTTCGCCGATCAGCAATCATCTTTGCTCTCGGTTTGTTTCTTGCAGGATTTCCGTTTGGATTATTATGGGGACATAACTTCAATCTTGCAACAATCAGAATCCCGGGAGTGCTTCAACGGATAGCAGTCTGTTACCTTATCTCTTCTATCATCTATCTTACTACCTCTTCACGCGGACAGATCCTGGCCATCGGCGGTCTGTTTCTTTCGTATTGGGTGATGATGTTCTACATTCCGGCAGCAGAGTTCGGGACCGGATTATTCGACAAGGGGAGAAATTTTGCAGCATACATCGATTCGATGTTCTTATCGGGACATATGTGGTCTGCAACCAAAACGTGGGATCCGGAAGGGATTATCAGCACAATTCCCGCAATTGCCACGGCGTTGTTTGGATCCTTAACCGGGGATTACCTCCGTCAATCATCGCATGATAAAGTGGAGAAATCGACATGGATGTTTGTATTTGGAGCAGGATTTCTGTTGCTAGGCGCTCTCTTAGATATGTGGATGCCCATTAACAAAAGTCTTTGGACCGTTTCGTATTCCATTTTTATGGCCGGATGGGCACTCTGCATTTTTGGAATATTTTATTTTCTGATCGATGCAAAAGGGATAAAAAAATGGGCGCATCCTTTTGTAGTGTACGGTATGAATGCAATTTTTGTGTTTGTACTTTCCGGTGTTGCCGCCCGAACGATGGGCTTGTGGAAATTCAACGTTCAACTGAGCGATGGATCGTTCAAGGATGTTGCAATCAAAACAATCCTTACACAAAATCTTTTTGATCCCTATTTCTCTCCATTAAATGCATCATTAATGCACGCCATTGTTTGGGTGAGCGTAATGTATCTTGTTGTGTGGGTGATGTATAAAAAGAAATGGTTTGTGAAGGTGTGAGAACAGATGGCCAGATAACAGATTATTCGATGACACATCGTTAACGTTACTACTTGAATAAAACCGATTATTCCATTCCTATGCTCAAAGCTCAAACGGCATCCTTGCCGTTTGGCCTGTTTGCCATTATAGAATTTTTCCTGTTTGTATTTATCTGGGGATTTGAACCAATCAAATCGGCGAGTAATATGCTGTTGCCGTGGTATTTTTTCCCGATCTTTGCTGTTGGAATTGTTTTCCATGAATTGATACACGGTCTTTCTTGGATGATCGGCGGGCAGCTTTCAATTAAACAAGTGAAATTTGGCTTTCAAGTAAAAACTCTTACACCGTACGCACATTGCATTGTACCAATACCAAAGAGCGGATATGTCTTTGGAACACTGATGCCAGCCATTGTGTTAGGATTCCTTCCGTTTCTTCTCTCACTCGTGAATGGGAATGGGTGGATTTTTATTTTTGGAGTGTTATTCACCTTTACAGCAGTTGGAGATTTTTTAATTGTCTGGCTTATTCGTTCTGTTGAATGGGATAGACTTGTGGAAGATCATCCCGAAAATGCGGGATGTTATGTGTATGATGAAAATTCTATCTAGATTCAGACTTGTCCAAAATACATTGATAAAAACAACAAAATTCTTCACTCTCTTCTTTTCTTGACGGAGCAAGAAAAGAAGCAAAAGAACTCCTTGCGAAATTTAACGCACGCGATGAATCCCGTTCGCTCTTGCCCGTTGATGGCGCGAATCGCGCCATCAAAAGTCCCGTCATTCATCGCTTACCCATTCGCTCGGTCCTCCTAAATTTCGCATCCACACACTTTAATACGATCTTTACAATACAACAAAGGGGGCTTACTATATGTTATCAAAATAAATTTACCTAATTTAAAATATTGCGGTCAATTTTTGCATTCATTTACGATTTATTTTGAATTTCAGTGATCTAAATTATACATGAAGAAACAATTAGAGCTTCTGTTTATTCTCGTCGTTGTTGTAGCAGGACAACACGATTCGCTTTTTCTTGCGGAACATCTCGCATTGGGGAATCCGAGTAATGCCGTTGCGAATATCAACTCTCCTCAAGACTTTTTGATGAGTAAAGCGCAGTATGTCCATTCGTATAATTGTTTTACGGGAATCCCAAATTGGGTCGCATGGCATACGGACAGCACGTGGCTCGGTGAGATTAAACGAAGCAACAATTTTCGTGCAGACAGCACACTTCCCGAACAGTGGTATCGTGTTCATGAAAAAAGTTACCGGCACAGCGGGTACGACAGGGGACATATGTGTCCTTCCGGCGACAGAACAAATACGCAACACGATAATGCAGTGACATTCGTGATGACGAATATGATTCCTCAAGCACCGAACAACAATCAGGGTCCATGGGCTGCATTGGAAATGTATTGCCGGGATCTGGTGAAACAGGGAAAAGAGTTATACATCTATTGCGGCGGATTCGGTTCGAAAGGATTTCTTGACAGCGGACGAGTTCAAATTCCGGAATTGACGTGGAAAACAATTCTTATTCTTGAGGCAGGAGAAAATGATCTTCAACGGATAACGTCAACAACTCGCACCATTGCTGTTGTGATGCCGAATGAGAACACCCTTATCGAAAAAAATGAAAACTGGAAACAATTTTGCGTGAGTATTGATTCAGTTGAGTCATTAACCGGATACAATTTCTATTCACGTGTTCCTTCCTCCATCCAAACCTCTTTTGAACGAGTTACCTATCCAGAGTGATGTTCTGTAAAATAACAATTTGATTACAAAAAATTGGCAATTAAGGCTTTACAAAAAGCATTGAAATACATATATTTGCGCGTGAGAGTTAAACGATTCCATCAACCAACATGAGGTCTGCATGAAAATTGCAACGCGCGTTTTGGCGGTCACCATTGCCGCAGTTCTACTCTTCCTTCTTCCATCGTGTCAAGAAACACCAGTCGATCCAGCCCAACAAGCATCACATAACGTTAAGACAAACACCTCACTTCAGAAAGTGACCGTGTCAGAAGATTTTGAACTTGGTTCAAAAACTTCGTATGCCGTCGGTGACGTTACATTTAGTTCTGGTGTGTGGACATTAGATGAAGCGTTAGTCGGAACATCTTCAAGCGATAGGAAAAACGGAACAAAGAGTGTTCGAACACGCAACAGCGGTAAGTTAACAATGAAATTTAACCGAACCGATGGTGCCGGTGTTGTTACTGTAAAGCACGCAAAGTATGGAACTGATGCAAACACAACATGGCAATTATGGTATTCGACGAACAGCGGAAGTGCGTGGACGCAGACAGGTGCAACAATCACCACTTCGTCAACAACCTTGGCTACTGCTTCATTCACCGTGAATATTACT is a genomic window of Bacteroidota bacterium containing:
- a CDS encoding efflux RND transporter permease subunit, whose product is MSLASVSIRRPVLAIVMSLMIILFGVISFNFLGVREYPAIDPPFINVRTSYTGANADVIESQITEPLEKAINGIAGVRNISSSSSQGSSNISVEFNLDADLEAAANDVRDKVSGAQRQLPQDIDAPPVVTKSDANSDAIISMTVQSTMRNQLEVSDYAENIIAQNLQTIPGVSTTQIWGMKRYAMRLWMDPEKLSAYGLTPLDIRNALSRENVELPSGKITGNQTELIVNTKGRLKTVDDFNSLIVKSNGTNIVRVSDVGFANLGPENEETILKQSGTPMVAVAIIPQPGSNYVEIADEFYRRVEQIKKDLPADITLDIAMDNTLFVKNSIVEVQETILIAILLVVGIIYLFFREWIIAFRPLIDIPVSLIGAFFIMYIMGFSINVLTLLAIVLATGLVVDDGIVVTENIFKKVELGMPPMEAAFAGSKEIFFVVISTSITLAAVFLPIIFLQGFVGRLFREFGIVLAGAVLISAFVSLSLTPMLNAHLIRKKRTHSRFYKFTEPYFERLNASYERLLAVSMKHRWGAVAIIAMSFVIIILIGGSLQSELAPLDDRSALRLQITGPEGASFEYTDAFMDRVVSFIIDSIPERRIALSVTAPGFAGSGATNTGFVRLRLSEPFDRQRSQQKIADYLSRTAREFTEARTFVIQEQTISVGGGGRGQPVQYVLQNQNFEKLREFVPKFMEEVNRSNILQTADVNLKFNRPQLDISIDRDRARTLGVSVIDIAQTLQLAFSGQRFSYFEMNGFQYQVIGQVNRHNRDEPLDLTSLYVRNSRGELVQLDNLVVLREQSAPPQLYHYNRFKAATISTGLASGKTIGDGIKEMDRIAKKVLDESFTTALSGASRDYSESSSNTMFAFVLALVLIFLILAAQFESFVDPITIMLTVPLALAGALLSLWLTGQTLNIFSQIGIIMLIGLVTKNGILIVEFANQQKEKGVKLIEAAQFAAASRFRPILMTSLATMLGALPIALALGSGAKSRISMGIVVIGGLFFSLVLTLFVIPAMYTFFSKEQKMTEAKTESTIPDISAVESVM
- a CDS encoding DUF5009 domain-containing protein, whose amino-acid sequence is MKPERLTSLDAFRGFTIAGMILVNNPGSWGNIYPQLAHASWHGWTFTDFIFPFFLWIVGVSMTFSFAVRRSKGDDATKLMLGVFRRSAIIFALGLFLAGFPFGLLWGHNFNLATIRIPGVLQRIAVCYLISSIIYLTTSSRGQILAIGGLFLSYWVMMFYIPAAEFGTGLFDKGRNFAAYIDSMFLSGHMWSATKTWDPEGIISTIPAIATALFGSLTGDYLRQSSHDKVEKSTWMFVFGAGFLLLGALLDMWMPINKSLWTVSYSIFMAGWALCIFGIFYFLIDAKGIKKWAHPFVVYGMNAIFVFVLSGVAARTMGLWKFNVQLSDGSFKDVAIKTILTQNLFDPYFSPLNASLMHAIVWVSVMYLVVWVMYKKKWFVKV
- a CDS encoding FecR domain-containing protein, producing the protein MKSEIDLSLAIRYFQGICTQEERRRIETWVSDNPDHNAELEAFRRLWNDTGDEKFNVDINAAWDRVSERTGINTSISTMPSSDQRTADRKSSFSSFFRTVAAAVVLLGVISATYWYWNSSDSKHLILKEVSTKRGERVKLQFADGTTVQLNTFSTIRFPEEFSSDVREVWLRGEAFFDVARNEQLPFIVRTEHAIVKVLGTGFNVEAWPDENHVDVVVSQGKVSVRSATLSTNREVILTDGEQSIIAEGKSPTEALHVQIDEYLSWIDGKLQFRRTPLPDVLKQLERRYDVHFTVKDSTLMLRTLTASVKDESLPEVLTLIALSLNARYEKEGTVVTLSVDSQSQGSKKQRVH
- a CDS encoding RNA polymerase sigma-70 factor, giving the protein MGRQKKNVPKENSQPNLSLIDTQQYRDQALVEQIKNDNVHSFELIFKSHYRGLVHFALQYVSQQAAAEEVVQNLFVTLWENRKSWTLRFTLRSYLYGATRNQALNYIRQARSIDRLDEAHLSIESPLHETPSALLQTKDFSAAIHKAIQTLPERSRLIFLLHRDEGLTYREISSILNISVNTVETQMVRTLKKLRRLLSQYLPVIFLMLITNLYFTL
- a CDS encoding alpha-amylase family glycosyl hydrolase is translated as MKKCCFFALLTISLLAQQPTPYANNQARPSESWVKNGIIYEIYTRSFSKEGNFAGVEKGLPELQKMGVTILWIMPIHPVGVEKRKGSLGSPYSVQDYYAINPEFGTMDDFKSLVKKSQPLGLKIVIDMVANHTAWDSKMFREHPEWFTKDSAGKFIAPVADWSDVVDLNYTNKELRTYMIEMLKFWVRDVGIDGFRCDVSEMVPVDFWDEARAALDSIKPVFMLSEGMYAEHHLKAFDATYGWNSYHTMADIFAGKKPASEMDSVLIRESLSYPKGSLRMRFSSNHDENAWDMPDVTKFGVDGAKFAAVLVNTYPGVPLLYNGQEVGNNTKLGLFEKFEIDWTKGKEFREFYTKLYSLRKNNPSLTTGDYQSIKNNKIDNVYSFIRTDGKNTVVALFNFSDSEQTALLELPQNMASTKFSDMFTGKTVAAKNVAKVTLPKHGYRLFVVK
- a CDS encoding DUF3267 domain-containing protein, coding for MLKAQTASLPFGLFAIIEFFLFVFIWGFEPIKSASNMLLPWYFFPIFAVGIVFHELIHGLSWMIGGQLSIKQVKFGFQVKTLTPYAHCIVPIPKSGYVFGTLMPAIVLGFLPFLLSLVNGNGWIFIFGVLFTFTAVGDFLIVWLIRSVEWDRLVEDHPENAGCYVYDENSI
- a CDS encoding DNA/RNA non-specific endonuclease translates to MKKQLELLFILVVVVAGQHDSLFLAEHLALGNPSNAVANINSPQDFLMSKAQYVHSYNCFTGIPNWVAWHTDSTWLGEIKRSNNFRADSTLPEQWYRVHEKSYRHSGYDRGHMCPSGDRTNTQHDNAVTFVMTNMIPQAPNNNQGPWAALEMYCRDLVKQGKELYIYCGGFGSKGFLDSGRVQIPELTWKTILILEAGENDLQRITSTTRTIAVVMPNENTLIEKNENWKQFCVSIDSVESLTGYNFYSRVPSSIQTSFERVTYPE
- a CDS encoding efflux RND transporter periplasmic adaptor subunit — protein: MTPLSSKIIIPSILCCALLFASCSSKSEENRPRPGAPSGILTVNGVVLEFQELDNIVRSSGTVLASESVDLVTEAAGRIEKISFTEGAHVSNNDLLVKINDDDLQAQLKKTELQIKLAVEQEKRQKQLYEINGISKEQYDIALNQVNTLKADKENLVASIRKREIRAPFEGRIGLRYVSEGSYVSSTTRIASIQKISLLKVDFSIPEKYSDKVSVGDIVQFNSEETKLQFAGKLYAIEPKIDPTTRTLQLRALVDNKNERILPGAYVQIELRLKKITDALMVPTQTIIPVLKGQSLFVKKNGVAVAIPVKTGMRTASLVQITEGISVGDTVLTTGLMQLRTGMPVNVLLK